The sequence GTCCACATGGAGCAGCCCGAGGCCGTGGCACGCGCATTGGAACACTTCATCCGCTGATCTGCCCCTGATCCGAGGCGCGTGAGGAAAAGTCTTTCACCCCCCAGGGCACTGGCCTTCCACCCCGCCCGTGTAAACCCTTGATTTGACGATCCAGGGGGGCTGGTACGGTCCTTGAAAGCAGAAGTTCCCGGAAGAGCCCCCTCCTGGGGGCATGGACACGGACAAGGGCGGGACGGACATGGGTCAGGGGTGGGGCTGGGGACGGGTCCTGGGGCTGGCAACAGTGGCGGCCATGGCGGCGTGCCATGAGCCGGGACGCACGCGGGCGGTGGAAGCCGCCGCGGTGGTCGACACGGAAGCGCTCGATTTCGGCGAAGTACCCGTCGGGGAGTGGCGGGAGCGGGAGGTGCTCATCCGCAACGTGGGCTATGTGCCCTTCTCCGCCCTGGAAGCGCTCGCCCTGGAGGGCAACCCCTCGTACCAGGTGGAGCTGACCAACGGCGGCGGCCGGGTGATGCCCGGTGAGTCCCTGCCGGTGAAGGTGCGCTTCCACCCGCTGCGCGAGGGCAGCATCGAAGAGCGGGTGCGCGTGGCCACGGACGCCAACACGGGCAACGAGCACACCGTGCGCATCCTGGGCATGGGCGCCCCCACGCAGGTGGGCATCCAGCCGCCGGTGCTCGACTTCGAGACGCTGGAGGTGGACAGCGACCGGACGCTGGCGCTCACCATCACCAACCCGGTGGACCTGCCCCTCACGGTGACGCTGGGCGGCGAGTACGCGGGCACCTTCTCCACGGACACCATCACCATTCCCCCCCACAGCACCCAGCAGGTGAGCGCCAAGTACCTGCCGCGCGAGCTGGGGAAGATGGGAGCCCGCGTGGAGGTGCGCTCGTGTGACGGGTGCACCCCGTCCACGGCGGACCTGGCGGGCCACTCCGTGGCGAGCGCCTTCGTGTTCGAGCCCACGCCGGTGCCCTTCGCCCCCATCCCCGTGCACGAGCGCACGGAGACGGTGGCCCGGGCGCGCAACATCACCTGGCGGCCCGTCACCATCGCCGCGCTCAACACGAGCGACGTCTCCTTCACCACCATGACGCAGCTGGATGGCCGCGCGGTGCAGCCCGGCGAGGCGGTGGACGTGCGGATGGAGTTCGCCGCCCGCGCCTCGGGCCCCAAGGTGGCCAACCTCACGGTGAACTACGCCTCGGACAAGGCGCGCAAGACGGACGTCATGCTGGATGCGCGCGGCGGCCAGCCCACGCTGGCGGTGGCCCCGGTGGCGCTCGACTTCGGCGAGCTGCCCGTGGGCGGCAAGCTGGGCAAAACCATCCGCATCACCAACGGCGGCACCAACGGCAACCTGCTCTTCCGCGGCGTGCGCGCCAGCGGGGGCGCGGGCAACTTCAGCGTGAACGTGCCCACGCGCGGCACCCAGGCGTACCCGTGGACGGGCGGCGCCTGGCCGGACCTGCAGGCCGGTGACGTGCCCATCGCCCCGGGCACCGATGCGATCGACCTCCAGGTCTTCTTCGAGCCCACGCTGGATGGCAACCACAGCGCCACGCTCACGCTGCTCTCCAGCGATCCGTTCACCCCGGAGCGCACCATCGTCCTCACGGGGCGGGCGCGGGTGAGCGGCCCGTGCGTCTTCGAGCTCACGCCGCAGCCGGCGCTGGACTTCGGCAACGTGGTGCCCGGACGGGGCGCGGTGCTGGGCTTCCGCATCGGCAACCCCAACCGCGCCGAGTGCGCGGTGAAGGACATCCACGTCTCCAACAGCGCCAACGGGGCCTTCTACATGCCCGGCGGGCGCATCGACGGCGGCATCCTCGCCTACGACACGGCCTTCAGCGCCCAGATCGCCTTCCGGCCGCCCGCGGCGGGCACCTACGCGGGCGAGCTGAAAATCACGGTGAACAACCCCTCTCAGCCCACGGTGACGCTGCCCCTGCGGGGCGTGTCCGAGACGAGCTGCCTGGTGGCCGCGCCGTCCTTCGTGGACTTCGGGCCCATCCGGTACGACTGCCAGACGCAGCCGCGCCGCACGCTCATCTCCAACCGGTGCCACCAGCCCATCACCGTCGTCTCGGCGGAGATCGGCGCGGGCACCAGCACCCAGTTCCAGCTGGCCACCCCGCTCACGGCGCCGCGCACGCTCGCCCCGGGCGAAGGCTTCGAGCTGGAGGTGACGTACTCGCGCACCGTGCTCGGCCAGCACTTCAGCCCGCTGTTCCTGCGCACCGGCTCCGAGCCGAACCCGCTGCTCGTGCCGCTGCTGGCCGAGACGAACCACGAGGGCCTCCAGCTCGACCAGTTCACGCAGGGCACCGACAGCCAGCTCGACGTGCTCTTCGTGGTCTCCAACACGACGACCATGCAGCCCTACCAGCAGCGGCTGAAGGCGGCGCTGCCCGGCTGGCTGGAGCATGCCCGGCAGCAGGGCGTGGATGTGCGCGCCGGTGTCACCAGCACGGGCCTCGTCGCCCGGGGCGCCACGTGTGGCGGCGGCGCGCAGGGCGGTGAGGCGGGCCGGCTCTTCCCGGTGGACGGCAGCCGCTCGCGCGTGGTGAGCAGCACCTCGCCCACCGCGGCCCAGACGCTCCAGTCCAACGTGGAGGTGGGCATGTGCCACAACCTGGTGCAGGGCCTGGAGACGACGCGGCAGGCGCTCTCCTCGCCGCTGGTGGACAGCGTGGATGACGTGCGCACCCCGCAGCCCAACGACGGCAACCTGGGGCTGCTGCGCGACACGGCCCGGCTGGCGGTGGTGGCGCTCGCCGACGAGGACGACCACTCCGGCTTCGCCCCGGACAGCTACATCCAGTTCCTCCAGGCGATGAAGGGCCCCGGCATGACCCACCGCACCCAGTTCTACGCGCTGGTGCCCACCGACGGCAGCTGCAGCACGGCCGGGGACTCGGGGGCACGCTTCTCCGAGGTGGCCCAGGCCACGGGCGGCGCGGTGGGCTCGGTGTGCCAGGGCAGCTACGAGTCCTTCCTGGAGCGGCTCATCCGCCGCGCGGGCGAGCCGCAGGCGGACTTCACCCTGACCGCCCAGCCCTCCACCACGGACGCGATGACGGTGCGCGTGCAGGGCCGGACGCTGGATCCGTCGCAGTGGACCTATGACGGCGCGCGCAACGCGGTCGTCTTCCGGGCGGGCGCGGTGCCCCAGACGGGGCAGAACATCCAGATCCGCTACCGGAGCGTCTGCCAGGGGCTCTGAGACACCGGGAAAATCCCCGCCGGCGGGCTTCCGCTGGCGGGGGCCCCCCGGGTATCGTCCCGATGACGTGGAGACCTTCGGGCGATACGAGTTTCTGAGAAAAATCGCCTCGGGCGGCATGGGACAGGTGTTTCTGGCCCGCCAGAAGGGGCCGGTCGGGTTCCAGAAGTTGCTGGTGGTGAAGCGGCTGCTGCCCCACCTGTCCGAGGAGGAGGAGTTCATCCAGATGTTCCTGGACGAGGCGCGCATCGCGGCGCTCCTCAACCACCCGAACATCGCCCAGATCTACGAGCTGGGAGAGGTGGACGGCATCTACTTCATCGCCATGGAGTACGTGCACGGCGAGGCCATCGCCGAGGTGAACAAGCGGGCGGTCCAGCGCAAGGGCCACATGCCGCTGGAGCTCAAGTGCCGCGTCATCGCCGATGCGGCCGCAGGCCTGGATGCCGCCCACCACGCGCG is a genomic window of Stigmatella erecta containing:
- a CDS encoding choice-of-anchor D domain-containing protein; amino-acid sequence: MGQGWGWGRVLGLATVAAMAACHEPGRTRAVEAAAVVDTEALDFGEVPVGEWREREVLIRNVGYVPFSALEALALEGNPSYQVELTNGGGRVMPGESLPVKVRFHPLREGSIEERVRVATDANTGNEHTVRILGMGAPTQVGIQPPVLDFETLEVDSDRTLALTITNPVDLPLTVTLGGEYAGTFSTDTITIPPHSTQQVSAKYLPRELGKMGARVEVRSCDGCTPSTADLAGHSVASAFVFEPTPVPFAPIPVHERTETVARARNITWRPVTIAALNTSDVSFTTMTQLDGRAVQPGEAVDVRMEFAARASGPKVANLTVNYASDKARKTDVMLDARGGQPTLAVAPVALDFGELPVGGKLGKTIRITNGGTNGNLLFRGVRASGGAGNFSVNVPTRGTQAYPWTGGAWPDLQAGDVPIAPGTDAIDLQVFFEPTLDGNHSATLTLLSSDPFTPERTIVLTGRARVSGPCVFELTPQPALDFGNVVPGRGAVLGFRIGNPNRAECAVKDIHVSNSANGAFYMPGGRIDGGILAYDTAFSAQIAFRPPAAGTYAGELKITVNNPSQPTVTLPLRGVSETSCLVAAPSFVDFGPIRYDCQTQPRRTLISNRCHQPITVVSAEIGAGTSTQFQLATPLTAPRTLAPGEGFELEVTYSRTVLGQHFSPLFLRTGSEPNPLLVPLLAETNHEGLQLDQFTQGTDSQLDVLFVVSNTTTMQPYQQRLKAALPGWLEHARQQGVDVRAGVTSTGLVARGATCGGGAQGGEAGRLFPVDGSRSRVVSSTSPTAAQTLQSNVEVGMCHNLVQGLETTRQALSSPLVDSVDDVRTPQPNDGNLGLLRDTARLAVVALADEDDHSGFAPDSYIQFLQAMKGPGMTHRTQFYALVPTDGSCSTAGDSGARFSEVAQATGGAVGSVCQGSYESFLERLIRRAGEPQADFTLTAQPSTTDAMTVRVQGRTLDPSQWTYDGARNAVVFRAGAVPQTGQNIQIRYRSVCQGL